The following proteins are encoded in a genomic region of Vigna radiata var. radiata cultivar VC1973A unplaced genomic scaffold, Vradiata_ver6 scaffold_51, whole genome shotgun sequence:
- the LOC106780670 gene encoding uncharacterized protein LOC106780670, whose product MEIFKKLDINIPGTIGNISVGKVLIDLGASITLMPLSIFEKIEGLELKPTRMTLQLADKSLKYPYGVAEDVLVKLDKFLFPVDFVIMEMEEDVNVPLILGRPFMKTVRVLIDVENDKLKLRVQDEEVNFDVFKAMYDPKDDKKCFHLDTLDKICILQEKTILRISAL is encoded by the coding sequence ATGGAGATTTTCAAGAAACTAGATATCAACATACCTGGCACCATAGGGAATATCTCTGTTGGAAAAGTACTAATTGATTTGGGAGCCAGTATTACTCTCATGCCGCTTTCCATTTTTGAAAAGATTGAAGGTTTGGAACTTAAGCCTACTCGGATGACTCTCCAACTAGCAGataaatctctaaaatatcCTTATGGGGTGGCTGAAGATGTGCTTGTGAAGCTGGACAAATTCTTGTTTCCTGTGGACTTTGTTATCATGGAAATGGAGGAAGATGTGAATGTGCCTCTTATTCTTGGGAGACCTTTTATGAAGACTGTAAGAGTTTTGATTGACGTGGAAAACGACAAGTTGAAGCTGAGAGTGCAAGATGAAGaagtaaattttgatgtttttaaagCCATGTATGACCCAAAAGATGACAAAAAGTGTTTCCATCTTGACACTCTTGACAAAATATGCATCTTACAAGAAAAGACA